The genomic window AGTCTTTACGGCAGGACATGCCAAAGGAATTTACCTGAGCGACGGCAGGACTTCCGAAAACCCAGAGATCAATTACGGAACCGGAGGAATGCTGGGGGGAAGAAAATACATGGTCACCACCAGCTGGAATGCCCCAGAAACCGCTTTTACCCTTCCCGGAGAATTCTTTAATGAAACCAGTGTGGACAATGGGCCGCTGTTCGGGTTCCACAGGATGAATGCTTTTGTCTCGCTGGAAAAGATGGAAAGTTTCCATTTCCATGATGTCGAGAAGAACGCCGATGTAGAACGTGATATGAAACGGTACCGGGAACACCTTTCCAACCTATTTGAAAAAGAACTGAAACCTCATTTTGCATAATCATATGAAAAAGATCTTGATTACAGGAATTACCGGATACATCGGCGGAACTATAGCCCGAAAGCTGCTGGATAAACAGTATACCGTGATCGGATTGGTACGCAATGAGGATCATACAGAAGAGCTCAACGCAGCCGGAATTGAAACCATTGTCGGAAGCATCCATGATGAAGCGGTTTTACAGAAAGCAATTTCCGGGGTGGATGCTTTTATCCATAATGCCGATTCCGCAGATGATGCTTATGCGGCAGACAGTATTGTTAACGCACTGGAAGGAACGGGGAAAACTTTTATTTTCACGTCCGGTTCAGCAATTTTCGGCGGAAAGGAGAATGGCGAGAGAAATGATTTTGTATTTACGGAAGACTTTCCGCTACAGCCACGACTGGAAATGGCTTCCAGGGTTCTCATCAATCAGCATATCCTCCGGTCTGCCCGGAAGAATGTCAGGAGCATCGTTATCGTCCCCACCATGGTGTACGGCGAAGGTCTGGGCCTGAAAAAAGACAGCATCCAGCTTCCTGCCCTGATCCGTTTTTCAAAAGAGAAAGGATTCGGAACCTATTTCGGGAAGGGGGAAAACATCTGGTCAAATGTTCATATTGAAGACCTGGCCGATTTATATGTTCTGGCGCTGGAAAAAGCAAAAGCCGGATCTATCTATTACGCAGAAAACGGTTCCTCAACGCTAAAACATCTGGCCGAAAAGATCAGCGAGCAGTACGCGCTGAAGGCGGCACAATCGGTAACGGTTCAGGAAGCAGTGGACACCTTCGGTCCTGCAGGCGGATATTTCGGCTTTGCCTCCAACAGCCTGTGCAGTTCGGATAAAGCGAGAGCCGAACTGCTTTGGAAACCACAACATCAATCCATTGAACATTATATTTAAATTATGAAAATTTACCTTACCGCTGTTATTACAGCCAAAGAAGAATATCGCGAAGAAGTCCTGGAGACACTTAAGAATATGGTCCGAGAAACCATAAAAGAAGAAGCCAACGAGCAGTACACGCTCCATCAGGGAATTGAAGACCGCAACCAGTTCGTGTTCTACGAGATCTGGAAAAGCGAGGACGGGCTGGCCCATCATAATGAAAAGCCTTATATCAAGGCTTTTGGAGATCTGATCAATGAAAAATTACAGGAACCACCACAGATTTATTTAACACAGATCATCTGAAGGCTGAATTGCTGAAGCAATCATTTTTTGGTGCGGAAATTTCATGTACTTATTAAATCCATTGAAGATGAACTTATTGAAAAACATTTTTACGGTTTTAATTTTTATCCTTATGAACAACGTTACCGCACAGCAAAAAGATCAGTGCCGTTACATCAAAACCCCGGCAGGCTACCTGATGGTACTCCGGCAGGACGATGATGTTCTGGCCCAGATTGAAAATATGGCAAAAACCGAAAATATCCCTTCGGCAAGTTTTACCGGAATCGGTTTTGCATCGGATGTTACTTTCGGATTTTTTGATTTTAATGCGAAGAAGTTTAATCCGAAAACCTTTACCAAAGTGGAAATGGGAAGCCTCACCAGATCGATTGCATGGAACGAAAAAGGTCCCTCCCTTCACATCCACGGCGTAGCTACCGACGATAAATTCAATGCCTACGGAGGCCATATCCTTTCCCTGCATGTAGGAACGGGATCGATGGAAATTTATGTCACCGTGAATGACCAAAAGCTCGAACGCAAAATAGAACAGCCGCTGAATGCCAATGTCCTTCAGCTCAGCTGCCCCAGATAACAAATGCGCTTCTCTTTCCGGGGAAGCGCTTTTAATTTATTTAGATCACAAAAGCGGATTTAAGTCCGCTTTATTGATGTGGGGTTATTTCTATATGATACAATTTCAAATCATCTGTGAAATCCGCGTCATCGGTAAGCGATTATCCTGCAACCGGCATATGTGTAGCAATGGCTATCCGGTTCCACATATTGATGGTGACGGCTGCCATGATGATGTCGGCAATTTGTGTTTCAGTGAAAAATTGTTTTGCTTTCGCATACGTTTCTTCGGATAGTCCGCTCTGGCTGATCAGGGTAACCTCTTCAGCGATGGCTAATATCACCTGTTCTTCTTCGGTATAAAGTTCCCGGGCATCCTTCCAGGCATTCAGCAGGAAAATCCGTTGTGGGGTTTCGCCGTATTTCAAGGCGTCTTTGGTGTGCATGTCCAGGCAGAAGGCACAACCGTTGATCTGCGATGCCCTTATTTTGATCAGTTCTTTCTGGATTGGGGTTAAAAAACTGTTTTGAAGGACCTTCTCCATCGCTATTCCGGCCTGGTAAGCCGGGGCATTCACCTCGGCCATATTGAATCTTGTACTCATTTTTATTTTGTTTAAAGTTCTGGAGCAAAGTTCCCGTTTCCGGATGGCAAAAATCTTAAACCGGTTTAAGAAATGAAATTAATCAAGGCTGATGTTGTTGGGACGCGCAAAGGCGCAAATGGAATGGCAAACGTGATGCTTTAAGGCGCAAGGAATTCGACGCTGTCGAATTTTGTTGGTGTTAAATGAATACCGCTTTAAAATTAACGCAAAGATTGATGATTATTCCGCATATTTTGAAGCAGGCAAAGACAAATAAATTTGCTGCGCGAAGCTGCTGTTATCTTAGATTGTTATTGAATCATATCAATAAGACGCCCGCTTCTTCGAATCAACTTGCTGATTCTTTCTTCGCTTCCTATAAATAATTGTGGCCAAGAGATCCTTTGCGTTAAAAAAGCACGCAGATCTGGCAGATAACGCAGATTTTTTTACCATTATTTTTAAAAGGGAAAGGCAGATCAATACGCTGCGCGCAGCAAACGCAACCATCTTCAAATCAGCTTGCTGATTCTTTCTTCGCTTCCTTTAAATAATCGCGGCCAAGAGATCCTTTGCGTTAAAAAAAGCACGCAGATCTGGCAGATAACGCAGATTTTCAGAATCTTTTACAACCGCAGTTTCGCTCTGATTTCACTTAGATATTCTGGGGTAAATCCCAGGAACGAAGCCGCCAGATATTGCGGGATCCGCTGGATAAACCAGGGATACAAGGTGCTGAACTGGATATAGGATTCTTCTTTGGACAGTTCATAAAGATAACGAATCCTCCGTTCTGCCGCGGCCGAAGACCGCTGATATACGATCCGGAAATACCGTTCCATCACCGGATGTTTCTCCAGCAGCTTTTCCCGGTCCTGAAAATCAATGGCCAGCACCACAGACCATTCCACCGCCTGGATCCCGAAATCTGTCTTTGACTCTCTTTCGTAAGCGAAAGTATCCGTCATCCACCAGTTTTCAATGGCAAATTCCGTGGTCTGCTCAATCCCTTTTTCATTGGTGAAGAACTTCCTCAGGCAGCCTTTTACCACAAAGAACATTGAGCGGCAGATTTCTCCTTCGGAAATCAGATCCTGCTTTTTCTTCACTTCCAATACTCGGAAATACGAAAGGATAGAAGTAAATTCCTTATCATCAATGCCGATAAATTTTTCCAGATGCGCTCTGAATGTTTCCATGAATACAATTAGATGAATCAAACTTACTTAATTTTCCCGTAACCAAAGGCAGGAAATAAAAATCAAAGATTTTTAAAACTTTTATGGACTTATGAGCATAAATAATTAACTTTAATTTCCTGCATCATTGTCCTTTATGACTTTTGTGGTTAAACTAAATAACAATAAATGGAAATCATAGCCAAAATCCTGATTGCTGCCGTCGCGCTCGAACATCTCTATATCCTGTGGATGGAAATGTTTGCCTGGGAAACCAAAGGAAAAGAAGTGTTTAAAAATGCCCTTCCGGCAGACTTGTTTAAACCGACCAAAGGACTGGCGGCCAACCAGGGTCTGTACAACGGCTTCCTTGCAGCCGGACTGATTTGGTCTCTGCTGATCAAAGATCCGGAATGGCAGACCAATATAGCCCTCTTTTTTCTTGGATGTGTAGCTGTGGCCGGAATCTACGGAGGCATTTCCGCTACAAAGAAGATATTTTTTGTCCAGGCCATGCCTGCAATACTGGCGATGGTGGCAGTGTTGCTGAAATGAAAATCCGAAATAAAATGGGTCTGTAATTTATCTTAATCCGATATCATTATCAATTAAAATCTAATATTCGAAACATTATACAGGTTATCAATAGCGTCGGGCTTTAGCCCGATGTCATTATTGTGATTATTGTTAGGCTTTAGCCAAACTTATTATAAATTTTGGCTAAAGTCAATTTTAAATGACGTTAGATCAGAACGGGTTAAAACCCGTTCCTATTGATAATTGTCTTTACGCTTAGACTTATTTTAAGGTATTAATAACTCAATTAAATGCAAAGATTAATTAAGGCCATGTTTATTTTAAGAAGGCAAAGGCAGATAAATCTACTGAGCGAAGCGAACGTACAGATTCCTCAAATCAGCTTGCTGATTCATTCTTTGCTCACTTAAATTATGCATTAGGAAAATAAAAACTTTGCGTTAAAATCATAATGCAAATCCGACGTAATCAGCAATAAAAGTATAATATTCAAAACATTATACAGGTTATCAATAGTGTCGGGCTTTAGCCCGATGTCATTATTGTGATTGTTCGGCTTTAGCCAAACTTATTATAAATTTTGGCTAAAAGCCGATTTTAAATGACATTAGATCAGAACGGATTAAAACCCGTTCCTATTGATAATTGTCTTTACGCTTAGACTTATTTTAAGGTATTGATAACTTAGTTAACCGCAAAGATTAATTTAGGCCGCGTTTATTTTAAGAAGGCAAAGGCAGATAAGTCTGCTGCGCGAAGCGAATGTACAGCTTCTTCAATCAGCTTGCTGATTCATTCTTTGCTCCCTTAAATTATGCATTAGGAAAATAAAACTTTGCGTTAAAAAACACCGTATGCCTTCCGGAATAAAATTACAAGTTCCATAAATTTAAAAGCTCACAATAATTTAGTAAAATCCAAAAGCCAAACAATTTACAACTCTAACTTATCATTATTGAGGCAATGCCCCCATTTTATTAAATCGTTAAAAATCAATTACTTATACTTGAAAAAATCCATTTAATTTAAATTTCGTAAATTTGCAGAGTCAATAATATACAAAGCAATGCTTTTTATTGGCCTGCATTTTGTCAAAATGTAGAAATTCCAGTTGTATAGTATATCTATCGGATCATTATTTTTGGGATAATGATTCTCTGTTAAAAAGAAAATTTTTCTTTTCTGATCTTCTTTAAGAAGTAAAATCTGCAATTGCATATAAGCATCATGCTTTATATTATTATTTGCATTGAGGTTATCATCAACCTTTCATAGGATGCTATTCAACAGGTAAAATTTCACCATAGATTAAACGTTTAATTAGCGATGTTTACGTCTATGCTAAATACAAAAGATCTGATATGAATACAATTGAAAATAAAAGAAAAGTAAAACTTAAAGTTGAAGATCTCACCATTATCTTCGGCAAAAACAAAGAGAAAGCCCTTGAACTTCTCGACCAAGGCTTTTCCAAAAAGGAAATCCTGGAAAAAACCGGCTGTACGGTCGGAATCAACAAAGCGAATTTCGAGATCTATGAAGGGGAATTCTTTGTGATCATGGGATTATCAGGAAGCGGAAAATCCACGCTGCTGCGCTGCCTGAACCGGCTGAATGAGCCGACTTCGGGGAAGGTCTATATCAATGACGATAATATTACCGATAAAAACAACAAAGACCTGCTGGAAGTACGGCGTACGGAAATGAGCATGGTGTTTCAGAAATTCGGCCTCCTGCCCCATCACACGGTGCTGAGCAACGCTGCTTTCGGACTGGAAATCCGGGGTGAAGATAAAAAATCCCGAGAGGAAAAGGCACAGAAAGCACTGGATATTGTCGGGCTGAACGGTTTTGAAAACCAGTATCCGTCACAGCTTTCCGGAGGGATGCAGCAACGGGTCGGCCTGGCAAGAGCTTTGGCCAATGATCCTGAAGTATTGCTGATGGACGAGGCATTCTCTGCCCTGGACCCGCTGATTAAATCGGAAATGCAGGATCAGATGCTGGAACTTCAGGATACGCTTCAGAAAACCATTGTCTTTATTACCCACGACCTCGACGAAGCCATCAAGATCGGCGACCGCATCGTGATTATGAAAGACGGGGTGATCGAGCAGATCGGGACCGCCGAAGACATCCTTACCAACCCGGCAAGCGATTATGTGAAAGCCTTCGTGGAAAAAGTAGACCGTAAGAGCATCATCACGGCAAAATCTTTAATGTTCGACAAACCTACCGTAGTGCGGTTCAGGAAAGACGGTCCGGAAGGCGCGTTAAGGAAAATGAGGGCCACCGGTCTCGAAAACTTGCCTGTGGTGGATTTCCAGAATACCTTCCTGGGATTTGTAAAGCTGGACGACATCCTGCAGATTGCCCGAAAGAAAGAACCTACGGTGGAATCGGTGATCAACAGCAATGTCCCGTCCGTATTTCCGGAAGCTACCGTGGAAGAAATGCTGCCGCTGATTTCGGGAAGTAAATCCTCGATTGCCGTGGTAGACACAAACAATAAATTCCTGGGGCTGGTGACGCAGCTGTCGCTGGTGATTGAAGCCACGAGGTTCAACAAAGAGGAAATCATTGAATTGAAAGAAATTGCAAACAACCAATAACAGTACATCACATGCATAAAATTATAGATATAGGGCAATATGTGGAAACGGCCGTCAACTGGCTTACCGATAATGCCAAACCATTTTTTGATATCATTAAACACATCGGCAACGCTTCGATCCTCGGAATCGAATGGCTGCTGACCAACACGCCGTTTTACATCATCATTCTTCTGTTCACCTTACTTGCCTGGTGGAAATCCGGCAAAGGAACGGCTTTGATGACCGCCGGCGGACTGACGCTGATCTTCCTGATGGGATTCTGGAAAGAAACGATGGAAACATTAGCGCTGATTTTCGTAGCCACACTTACGGCGCTCCTCCTTTCGGTTCCGCTGGGGATCTGGGCAGCAAAAAACAAATTGGCAGCCAAGGTGATCCGCCCGATGCTCGACCTGATGCAGACGATGCCTGCTTTTGTCTACCTCATCCCGGCAGT from Chryseobacterium sp. SORGH_AS_0447 includes these protein-coding regions:
- a CDS encoding carboxymuconolactone decarboxylase family protein, with protein sequence MSTRFNMAEVNAPAYQAGIAMEKVLQNSFLTPIQKELIKIRASQINGCAFCLDMHTKDALKYGETPQRIFLLNAWKDARELYTEEEQVILAIAEEVTLISQSGLSEETYAKAKQFFTETQIADIIMAAVTINMWNRIAIATHMPVAG
- a CDS encoding PPC domain-containing DNA-binding protein, which encodes MNLLKNIFTVLIFILMNNVTAQQKDQCRYIKTPAGYLMVLRQDDDVLAQIENMAKTENIPSASFTGIGFASDVTFGFFDFNAKKFNPKTFTKVEMGSLTRSIAWNEKGPSLHIHGVATDDKFNAYGGHILSLHVGTGSMEIYVTVNDQKLERKIEQPLNANVLQLSCPR
- a CDS encoding NAD-dependent epimerase/dehydratase family protein; this encodes MKKILITGITGYIGGTIARKLLDKQYTVIGLVRNEDHTEELNAAGIETIVGSIHDEAVLQKAISGVDAFIHNADSADDAYAADSIVNALEGTGKTFIFTSGSAIFGGKENGERNDFVFTEDFPLQPRLEMASRVLINQHILRSARKNVRSIVIVPTMVYGEGLGLKKDSIQLPALIRFSKEKGFGTYFGKGENIWSNVHIEDLADLYVLALEKAKAGSIYYAENGSSTLKHLAEKISEQYALKAAQSVTVQEAVDTFGPAGGYFGFASNSLCSSDKARAELLWKPQHQSIEHYI
- a CDS encoding proline/glycine betaine ABC transporter permease, producing the protein MHKIIDIGQYVETAVNWLTDNAKPFFDIIKHIGNASILGIEWLLTNTPFYIIILLFTLLAWWKSGKGTALMTAGGLTLIFLMGFWKETMETLALIFVATLTALLLSVPLGIWAAKNKLAAKVIRPMLDLMQTMPAFVYLIPAVLFFSIGKVPGAFATIIFAMPPAVRLTTLGIDSVPKDIVEAARAFGATNRQILFKVELPLAMQTILAGVNQTILLSLSMVVIAGMIAAGGLGEKVLEGINNLDIGLGFESGLSVVILAIILDRITQGFVKKKK
- a CDS encoding NAD(P)H-dependent oxidoreductase, with product MKKVLIINGGQNFGHSGGKYNRTIAENTQEVLKNFDEVEIRITDVDQGYDKHEEVEKFVWADYIIYHTPIWWFQLPNGLKKYIDEVFTAGHAKGIYLSDGRTSENPEINYGTGGMLGGRKYMVTTSWNAPETAFTLPGEFFNETSVDNGPLFGFHRMNAFVSLEKMESFHFHDVEKNADVERDMKRYREHLSNLFEKELKPHFA
- a CDS encoding glycine betaine/L-proline ABC transporter ATP-binding protein, whose amino-acid sequence is MNTIENKRKVKLKVEDLTIIFGKNKEKALELLDQGFSKKEILEKTGCTVGINKANFEIYEGEFFVIMGLSGSGKSTLLRCLNRLNEPTSGKVYINDDNITDKNNKDLLEVRRTEMSMVFQKFGLLPHHTVLSNAAFGLEIRGEDKKSREEKAQKALDIVGLNGFENQYPSQLSGGMQQRVGLARALANDPEVLLMDEAFSALDPLIKSEMQDQMLELQDTLQKTIVFITHDLDEAIKIGDRIVIMKDGVIEQIGTAEDILTNPASDYVKAFVEKVDRKSIITAKSLMFDKPTVVRFRKDGPEGALRKMRATGLENLPVVDFQNTFLGFVKLDDILQIARKKEPTVESVINSNVPSVFPEATVEEMLPLISGSKSSIAVVDTNNKFLGLVTQLSLVIEATRFNKEEIIELKEIANNQ
- a CDS encoding Crp/Fnr family transcriptional regulator, with amino-acid sequence METFRAHLEKFIGIDDKEFTSILSYFRVLEVKKKQDLISEGEICRSMFFVVKGCLRKFFTNEKGIEQTTEFAIENWWMTDTFAYERESKTDFGIQAVEWSVVLAIDFQDREKLLEKHPVMERYFRIVYQRSSAAAERRIRYLYELSKEESYIQFSTLYPWFIQRIPQYLAASFLGFTPEYLSEIRAKLRL
- a CDS encoding DUF1304 domain-containing protein; translated protein: MEIIAKILIAAVALEHLYILWMEMFAWETKGKEVFKNALPADLFKPTKGLAANQGLYNGFLAAGLIWSLLIKDPEWQTNIALFFLGCVAVAGIYGGISATKKIFFVQAMPAILAMVAVLLK
- a CDS encoding putative quinol monooxygenase; the protein is MKIYLTAVITAKEEYREEVLETLKNMVRETIKEEANEQYTLHQGIEDRNQFVFYEIWKSEDGLAHHNEKPYIKAFGDLINEKLQEPPQIYLTQII